A genomic segment from Streptosporangium roseum DSM 43021 encodes:
- a CDS encoding STAS domain-containing protein: MNHYQQELRVRVIHRGHCSVLEVGGHLDFITAPTLTDHIDTLWEPSAGPRLVLELSQLTFYDSTALGVLAHTLQRVQATPTSRLLLAGVPDGLRHLLERTGLLAHFGLRDSTEQAVADLLSA; encoded by the coding sequence GTGAATCATTACCAGCAGGAGTTGCGGGTGCGGGTGATCCATCGTGGGCATTGCAGCGTGCTGGAGGTCGGTGGGCACCTGGACTTCATCACCGCGCCCACGCTCACCGACCACATCGACACGCTCTGGGAACCGAGCGCGGGCCCGCGCCTGGTGCTGGAACTGTCGCAGCTGACCTTTTACGACTCCACTGCCCTGGGAGTCCTGGCCCATACCCTGCAGCGCGTTCAGGCCACCCCCACCAGCCGACTCCTGCTCGCAGGCGTCCCGGACGGTCTGCGGCATCTGCTGGAGCGCACCGGTCTGCTGGCCCACTTCGGGCTGCGCGACAGCACCGAGCAGGCTGTCGCCGACCTGCTCTCGGCGTGA
- a CDS encoding ATP-grasp domain-containing protein: MSVSAAYVTYADSDGVDDEQEPTLAAWAGAGITGHVVRWDDPEVDWSAFDVVVVRSVWDYVDRRAEFLDWARRVDSVTRLLNPAAVLERNTDKTYLRDLKAPAIPTYWVGPGEAVDFPVLDEYVVKPTVSAGARDTIRTGDRREATAHAARLAAEGRTAMIQPYLDMVETEGETSLLYFGGRFSHAIRRNPMLAGNATAPGEGNSHGELRTPDPDQVALAEQVLAEFPDVLYARVDLVRLPDGSPALIELELTEPYLFLRYAPDAAANLARALAEAL, from the coding sequence ATGAGTGTTTCCGCAGCGTACGTGACCTATGCCGACTCGGACGGAGTCGACGACGAGCAGGAGCCCACCCTCGCCGCCTGGGCCGGGGCCGGGATCACCGGGCATGTCGTGCGCTGGGACGACCCCGAGGTCGACTGGTCCGCGTTCGATGTCGTCGTGGTCCGCAGCGTCTGGGACTACGTGGACCGGCGGGCGGAGTTCCTCGACTGGGCCCGCCGGGTCGACTCCGTGACCCGGCTGCTCAACCCGGCCGCCGTGCTGGAACGCAACACCGACAAGACCTACCTGCGGGATCTGAAGGCCCCGGCCATCCCCACCTACTGGGTCGGGCCGGGCGAGGCCGTGGACTTCCCGGTCCTCGACGAGTACGTGGTCAAGCCCACGGTGTCGGCCGGGGCCCGTGACACGATCAGGACCGGCGACCGGCGGGAGGCCACGGCCCACGCCGCCCGGCTGGCCGCCGAGGGGCGGACCGCGATGATCCAGCCCTACCTGGACATGGTCGAGACCGAGGGGGAGACCTCGCTGCTCTACTTCGGCGGCCGGTTCAGCCACGCCATCCGGCGCAACCCGATGCTGGCGGGCAACGCCACCGCGCCGGGGGAGGGGAACAGCCACGGCGAGCTCCGCACCCCCGACCCGGACCAGGTAGCGCTGGCGGAGCAGGTGCTCGCCGAGTTCCCCGACGTGCTCTACGCCCGCGTGGACCTGGTCCGCCTCCCCGACGGCAGCCCGGCCCTCATCGAGCTGGAGCTCACCGAGCCCTACCTGTTCCTGCGCTACGCGCCCGACGCGGCGGCCAACCTGGCCCGCGCGCTGGCCGAGGCGCTCTGA
- a CDS encoding M14 family zinc carboxypeptidase, with amino-acid sequence MVNRLKVIAAAVMAVAIALPAGAAQAEPTPATSPATTCDATLTTPVYHGKVPTPKSVLGFDLGEREVTTAESDTLLTAIDRASDRVTSGTLATSAEGRALKYAIVGTPRNLRNLRAIEASIKLLRNPLTPAPAARVLARNTPAILWVAGNVHGGEESGTDAALKTLYDLAGRDDCAAGRILDNAVVVILPTQNPDGREADTRRNAYAFDMNRDWFARTQPETDGKIELMRKYPPQLFIDAHEMGGTEYFFPPNADPVYHDIAEPTVDWINNTYGAAMIGEFTRRGIPFFNRDVYDMFYMGYGDTVPTTGFNAAGMTFEKGNASPIAARTFEQWLTQWVSLSAAAAKKTEILTTWHAMYADALKQGLEGRLEPNKVYNPGNEVITQVPDRKVRHYFLRADDPAKKAETDLVVRRLQRMDVQVYKLARPLTVKDFKAYGRPEARTTLPRGTYWIPLAQGQKHWIQGMLNEDTYTPFPYFYDVTAWSLPLLGNVSGGSSGQVLLPAATPVQPVAAPSARLTTPRRVGVLQMAGAAQNAGESSGWLRHRLDRDWKLPYEVLVPADVAAGKLGDVDVLLVPDGPANAAATALGEAGRTALKDWVGRGGRYVGWSGGAQLAALTGVSGVTLAEPSSDVPGSLLRTTVAGGPLSEGVGSSVMQFYAYDLVMRAADPSHVVASYPAADSPDWFLSGFALGAGELGGTAAVVDEPVGSGHAVLFAAEPNFRAFTDGTAKIVANAITSDLPATRARALVPVPDASRAAAAIPDRESPIRLTVPTADGDKVRAALNGFGATWAEQAATGGAVRFTVANPGGLGLHEHPWAGRLPGALRTAGVSPLAVVLPQ; translated from the coding sequence ATGGTGAACCGCCTCAAGGTGATCGCAGCGGCCGTCATGGCCGTCGCCATCGCCCTTCCCGCCGGGGCCGCTCAGGCGGAGCCCACCCCGGCCACATCCCCCGCCACCACCTGCGACGCCACCCTGACCACGCCCGTCTACCACGGCAAGGTGCCCACGCCCAAGAGCGTGCTCGGCTTCGACCTCGGCGAACGCGAGGTCACCACCGCGGAGTCCGACACCCTGCTGACCGCGATCGACCGGGCCAGCGACCGGGTCACCTCCGGCACGCTGGCCACCAGCGCCGAGGGACGCGCGCTGAAGTACGCGATCGTCGGCACCCCGCGCAACCTCCGCAACCTGCGCGCGATCGAGGCCTCGATCAAACTGCTGCGCAACCCGCTCACCCCCGCCCCCGCGGCCAGGGTCCTCGCCAGGAACACGCCCGCGATCCTCTGGGTCGCCGGAAACGTGCACGGCGGCGAGGAGAGCGGCACCGACGCCGCCCTCAAGACCCTCTACGACCTGGCCGGACGGGACGACTGCGCGGCCGGGCGCATCCTGGACAACGCCGTCGTGGTGATCCTGCCGACGCAGAACCCCGACGGCCGCGAGGCCGACACCCGGCGCAACGCCTACGCCTTCGACATGAACCGGGACTGGTTCGCCCGCACCCAGCCGGAGACCGACGGCAAGATCGAGCTCATGCGGAAGTATCCGCCGCAGCTCTTCATCGACGCCCACGAGATGGGCGGCACCGAATACTTCTTCCCGCCGAACGCCGACCCGGTCTACCACGACATCGCCGAGCCGACCGTCGACTGGATCAACAACACCTACGGCGCCGCGATGATCGGCGAGTTCACCCGGCGCGGGATCCCGTTCTTCAACCGCGATGTCTACGACATGTTCTACATGGGCTACGGCGACACGGTCCCGACGACCGGCTTCAACGCGGCGGGCATGACCTTCGAGAAGGGCAACGCCTCGCCGATCGCCGCCCGGACCTTCGAGCAGTGGCTGACCCAGTGGGTCTCCCTGTCGGCCGCGGCCGCCAAGAAGACCGAGATCCTCACCACCTGGCACGCGATGTACGCCGACGCCCTGAAGCAGGGCCTCGAAGGTCGGCTGGAGCCGAACAAGGTCTACAACCCGGGCAACGAGGTCATCACCCAGGTGCCCGACCGCAAGGTACGCCACTACTTCCTGCGCGCCGACGACCCGGCCAAGAAGGCGGAGACCGACCTCGTCGTCCGCCGCCTGCAGCGCATGGACGTCCAGGTGTACAAGCTGGCCAGGCCGCTGACGGTCAAGGACTTCAAGGCGTACGGCAGGCCCGAGGCGCGCACCACCCTGCCCCGGGGCACCTACTGGATCCCGCTGGCCCAGGGCCAGAAGCACTGGATCCAGGGCATGCTGAACGAGGACACCTACACCCCGTTCCCCTACTTCTACGACGTGACCGCCTGGAGCCTGCCGCTGCTGGGCAACGTCTCCGGCGGCTCCTCCGGCCAGGTGCTGCTGCCCGCCGCGACCCCGGTCCAGCCGGTGGCCGCCCCCTCGGCCCGGCTCACCACCCCGCGCAGGGTCGGCGTGCTGCAGATGGCGGGCGCCGCGCAGAACGCCGGCGAGTCCAGCGGCTGGCTCCGCCACCGCCTGGACCGCGACTGGAAGCTGCCCTACGAGGTGCTCGTCCCGGCCGACGTCGCCGCGGGCAAGCTCGGCGACGTGGACGTGCTGCTGGTGCCGGACGGCCCGGCCAACGCGGCCGCGACCGCCCTCGGCGAGGCGGGCCGTACCGCGCTGAAGGACTGGGTCGGCCGGGGCGGCCGGTACGTCGGCTGGTCGGGCGGCGCCCAGCTCGCCGCGCTGACGGGGGTCTCCGGCGTGACACTGGCCGAGCCCTCCTCCGACGTGCCCGGCTCGCTCCTGCGGACCACCGTGGCCGGAGGGCCGCTGAGCGAGGGCGTCGGGTCGAGCGTCATGCAGTTCTACGCCTACGACCTGGTGATGCGGGCCGCCGACCCCTCGCACGTGGTGGCGTCCTACCCGGCGGCGGACTCGCCCGACTGGTTCCTGTCCGGCTTCGCGCTGGGCGCCGGGGAGCTCGGCGGGACGGCGGCCGTGGTGGACGAGCCGGTGGGCAGCGGCCACGCGGTGCTGTTCGCCGCGGAGCCGAACTTCCGCGCCTTCACCGACGGCACGGCGAAGATCGTCGCCAACGCGATCACCTCCGACCTGCCCGCCACCCGGGCGCGGGCGCTCGTCCCCGTGCCCGACGCCTCCCGTGCCGCGGCGGCCATCCCGGACCGGGAGTCGCCGATCCGCCTCACGGTCCCCACCGCAGACGGGGACAAGGTCCGCGCGGCCCTGAACGGCTTCGGGGCCACCTGGGCCGAGCAGGCCGCCACCGGCGGCGCGGTCCGGTTCACCGTCGCCAACCCCGGCGGCCTCGGCCTGCACGAGCACCCCTGGGCGGGCAGGCTCCCGGGCGCGCTGCGCACCGCCGGAGTGTCCCCGCTCGCGGTCGTCCTGCCGCAGTGA
- a CDS encoding sugar transferase, protein MDAFCRAMDERPFGQDDLGRALFEGHPEAGIPGFARLRDDLLKDLVVAVNLLRGMAAGLVVTGDRYATAEAANTGIPYAQPCPEWLKDPEEYKPEPGPSGLPTTTPPPDFVSQAIWFLESVGFGATWPDADLDGVMRLRDAATALGRVVGDVQEQIAGQAGRATGAGFGPTTAAFGRAARVVHGEKGQLADLRRRCEHLAHCGQVAYDAIVKARWQFVASAMFVLTLMLLAKLLAPRLGPLLDVVVKKLLRAEGLALRIILLIIRQAALGAMFSGGLSAINQLFTTGDIDAAKLVRNMGHGALAGGLMAGAHAALPALLRRGGPAFTGLAEAMESATWERAFSRILAGGAVSTTVLATAGWASGAGWNWKHAAEMGFGMAVLSTGAALSSRAWPAPSYASLKGRAWKQSPAKRWHDVKWALGLLTITAPAVSVFALAKFAEDGKNPFFLQKRVGQFGREFQIAKGRSMNTTDGKDSSLGSSDSRRTRVGKVWTKTSLDEFVQMAYNVLYKSDMSVINDRPLLSATRQETIAALGPTLGPRWNEADLAGKPGMFGPFSNKILEIGLKPKTDAFDVQRGYTGIWHDRTASLHSDRNILWEAISAYMKRIS, encoded by the coding sequence GTGGACGCGTTCTGCCGGGCGATGGATGAGCGACCCTTCGGTCAGGACGATCTGGGCCGGGCGCTGTTCGAGGGCCATCCCGAGGCAGGCATACCGGGATTCGCCCGGCTACGTGACGACCTGCTGAAAGACCTGGTCGTGGCGGTGAACCTGCTACGCGGGATGGCGGCCGGGCTGGTCGTCACCGGGGACAGGTATGCCACAGCCGAGGCGGCGAACACCGGGATCCCGTACGCGCAGCCGTGCCCGGAATGGCTGAAGGATCCGGAGGAGTACAAGCCTGAGCCGGGCCCGAGTGGCCTGCCGACGACCACGCCACCACCTGACTTCGTGAGCCAGGCCATCTGGTTCCTCGAATCTGTAGGATTCGGCGCCACGTGGCCCGATGCCGATCTCGACGGTGTGATGCGGCTGCGCGACGCCGCGACGGCGCTGGGACGCGTGGTCGGCGACGTTCAGGAGCAGATCGCCGGGCAGGCGGGGCGTGCGACCGGGGCCGGGTTCGGGCCGACCACGGCCGCGTTCGGACGGGCCGCGCGGGTGGTGCACGGCGAGAAGGGGCAGCTGGCAGACCTGCGGCGGCGGTGCGAGCATCTCGCCCACTGCGGCCAGGTCGCCTATGACGCGATCGTCAAGGCCAGATGGCAATTCGTGGCATCCGCGATGTTCGTGCTGACACTGATGCTCCTCGCAAAACTACTGGCCCCCCGGCTCGGCCCGCTCCTCGACGTTGTGGTGAAAAAGCTTCTCCGGGCGGAGGGCCTGGCACTGCGGATCATCTTGCTGATCATCCGGCAGGCCGCGCTGGGTGCGATGTTCTCCGGTGGACTGAGCGCGATCAATCAGTTGTTCACCACCGGCGACATCGATGCGGCGAAGCTGGTCCGGAATATGGGTCACGGAGCGCTCGCCGGCGGGTTGATGGCCGGTGCGCACGCCGCGCTGCCCGCGCTCCTGCGCCGAGGCGGACCCGCCTTCACCGGCCTGGCCGAGGCCATGGAGTCGGCCACATGGGAGCGGGCATTCTCCCGGATCCTGGCCGGCGGGGCGGTGAGCACAACCGTGCTGGCGACCGCGGGATGGGCCAGCGGTGCCGGCTGGAATTGGAAGCACGCCGCTGAGATGGGATTCGGCATGGCCGTTCTCAGCACCGGCGCGGCACTCTCCTCCCGGGCCTGGCCTGCCCCAAGCTATGCGAGCCTGAAGGGCAGAGCCTGGAAGCAGAGTCCGGCCAAGCGGTGGCATGATGTCAAGTGGGCCTTGGGGCTTCTCACGATCACCGCTCCTGCGGTCTCCGTCTTCGCGCTCGCAAAATTTGCCGAGGACGGAAAGAATCCCTTCTTCTTACAGAAACGGGTTGGCCAGTTCGGCCGCGAGTTCCAAATTGCCAAGGGCCGTTCGATGAACACGACCGACGGCAAGGACAGCAGCCTCGGTTCATCGGATTCGCGGCGTACGAGAGTCGGCAAAGTTTGGACGAAGACCAGTCTCGACGAGTTTGTCCAAATGGCTTACAACGTCCTCTACAAGAGTGACATGTCGGTCATAAACGACCGACCGCTCTTGAGCGCCACCAGACAGGAGACGATAGCGGCCCTTGGCCCCACCCTGGGTCCGCGTTGGAACGAAGCGGATCTGGCTGGAAAGCCCGGGATGTTCGGCCCGTTCTCCAACAAGATCCTCGAGATCGGTCTCAAGCCGAAGACAGATGCGTTCGACGTTCAACGAGGCTACACGGGCATCTGGCATGACAGAACCGCGAGCCTGCATTCGGACCGGAATATCCTTTGGGAGGCCATTTCCGCTTACATGAAGCGCATTTCCTAG
- a CDS encoding SDR family oxidoreductase, whose protein sequence is MTLFSVEGKIVVVTGGSRGIGRMIAAGFVAAGATVYISSRKAAEVGKTAAELGCVAVPADLSTEEGVSALVDAVTARESRLDVLVNNAGATWGAPLEEYPGHAFDKLWGINVKGVFHLTQQFLPLLRAAASPGDPARVINIGSIDGIRVPSMENYAYSAAKAAVHMLTRHLSQRLARESITVNAIAPGPFESKMMAFALDDPATRSAIESHVPLGRIGAPEDMAGTAIFLSSRAGAYLTGAIIPVDGGISAHSQPL, encoded by the coding sequence ATGACTCTGTTCTCGGTGGAAGGAAAGATCGTCGTCGTCACCGGCGGATCGCGCGGGATCGGCCGGATGATCGCGGCCGGGTTCGTGGCGGCCGGGGCGACGGTCTACATCTCCTCGCGCAAGGCCGCCGAGGTCGGCAAGACCGCGGCCGAGCTGGGATGCGTGGCCGTACCGGCCGACCTGTCGACCGAGGAGGGCGTCTCCGCGCTCGTCGACGCCGTCACCGCGCGGGAGTCACGGCTGGACGTGCTGGTCAACAATGCCGGAGCGACCTGGGGTGCCCCGCTGGAGGAGTATCCCGGGCACGCCTTCGACAAGCTCTGGGGGATCAACGTCAAGGGCGTGTTCCACCTGACCCAGCAATTCCTGCCGCTGCTGCGTGCCGCCGCGAGCCCCGGCGACCCGGCCAGGGTGATCAACATCGGGTCGATCGACGGGATCCGGGTGCCCTCCATGGAGAACTACGCCTACTCGGCGGCCAAGGCCGCCGTGCACATGCTCACCCGCCACCTGTCCCAGCGGCTGGCCCGGGAGTCGATCACGGTCAACGCCATCGCGCCGGGCCCGTTCGAGTCGAAGATGATGGCCTTCGCGCTCGACGACCCGGCCACCCGCTCGGCGATCGAGTCCCACGTGCCGCTGGGCCGGATCGGCGCCCCCGAGGACATGGCGGGAACCGCGATCTTCCTGTCGTCGCGGGCGGGCGCCTACCTCACCGGGGCGATCATCCCGGTGGACGGCGGCATTTCCGCCCACAGCCAGCCCTTATAG
- a CDS encoding ABC transporter substrate-binding protein, which translates to MTRMGARLAALGLTLLLAILPETQALARQAPEPGKKTVRLGVTQAVDSMNPFLAVRIVSSSIHRWTYGSLTVPDPKTLQPSPDLAESWETSDDKLTWTFKIRAGAKWSDGKPVTAQDAAWTFNTVMTVDAAKQANGPAVENFESVTATDDRTLVIKTRKPQASMLENPIPIVPKHVWEAVGDIGKFENDTYPAVGSGPYIAVEHKKDAYVKLKANPGYWRGAPKIDELHVIFYENPEAANAGLKKGDIDLIGRLAAPQFEALAGDPNIVQWNTQGRRAAYLQLNHGAQTIDNKPVGDGHPALKDPKVRRAIHYAIDKKALADQVVNGLAVPADGSIVPPMYQEFFWKAEGDDLVTHDVAKANEILDDAGYKKGADGIRTMPDGERKLEMRFSIHTDTPVEDKLGQFLTGWFKEIGIALSTRKLDANKFTEETGFTGLFDIAISGWSVNPDPEEVLATHLCSRRPTPSGEGGGTESFYCDPAYEKLYQEQLSELDRPKRAEIIKQMQKRLYTDAPVIALYYPNNLEGYRKDRITSITPIPEDKGILYGGSGYWPFYSLDAVAAPAGSAGGGSGTGLAVGVAAAVVIVGAGGFLLARRRRSVADERE; encoded by the coding sequence ATGACGAGAATGGGCGCGCGGCTGGCTGCGCTTGGACTGACGCTGCTGCTGGCGATACTCCCGGAGACGCAGGCACTGGCCAGACAGGCGCCCGAACCGGGGAAGAAGACCGTGCGGCTGGGCGTGACCCAGGCCGTCGACTCGATGAACCCGTTCCTGGCGGTCCGGATAGTCTCCTCGTCGATCCACCGCTGGACGTACGGGTCCCTCACCGTCCCCGACCCCAAGACCCTGCAGCCCAGCCCCGACCTCGCCGAGTCATGGGAGACGTCGGACGACAAGCTGACCTGGACCTTCAAGATCCGCGCCGGCGCCAAGTGGTCGGACGGCAAGCCCGTCACCGCCCAGGACGCGGCGTGGACCTTCAACACGGTCATGACCGTCGACGCGGCCAAGCAGGCCAACGGCCCGGCGGTGGAGAACTTCGAGAGCGTCACGGCGACCGACGACCGGACCCTGGTCATCAAGACCAGGAAGCCGCAGGCCTCGATGCTGGAGAACCCCATCCCGATCGTGCCCAAGCACGTCTGGGAGGCCGTCGGCGACATCGGCAAGTTCGAGAACGACACGTATCCGGCCGTCGGCAGCGGCCCGTACATCGCGGTCGAACACAAGAAGGACGCCTACGTCAAGCTGAAGGCCAACCCCGGCTACTGGCGCGGCGCCCCCAAGATCGACGAGCTGCACGTCATCTTCTACGAGAACCCCGAGGCCGCCAACGCGGGCCTGAAGAAGGGCGACATCGACCTGATCGGCCGCCTGGCCGCTCCCCAGTTCGAGGCTCTGGCGGGCGACCCGAACATCGTGCAGTGGAACACCCAGGGGCGCAGGGCCGCCTACCTGCAGCTCAACCACGGCGCGCAGACGATCGACAACAAGCCGGTCGGCGACGGGCACCCCGCGCTGAAGGACCCGAAGGTGCGCCGGGCCATCCACTACGCGATCGACAAGAAGGCCCTGGCCGACCAGGTGGTGAACGGTCTCGCCGTGCCGGCTGACGGGTCGATCGTCCCGCCGATGTACCAGGAGTTCTTCTGGAAGGCCGAGGGCGACGACCTCGTCACCCACGACGTCGCCAAGGCCAACGAGATCCTCGACGACGCCGGCTACAAGAAGGGCGCCGACGGCATCAGGACGATGCCCGACGGCGAGCGCAAGCTGGAGATGCGCTTCAGCATCCACACGGACACGCCCGTCGAGGACAAGCTCGGGCAGTTCCTGACCGGCTGGTTCAAGGAGATCGGCATCGCGCTCTCGACCAGGAAGCTCGACGCCAACAAGTTCACCGAGGAGACCGGCTTCACCGGCCTGTTCGACATCGCGATCAGCGGCTGGTCGGTCAACCCCGACCCCGAGGAGGTCCTGGCCACCCACCTGTGCAGCCGCAGGCCCACGCCGAGCGGCGAGGGCGGCGGCACCGAGTCGTTCTACTGCGACCCGGCGTACGAGAAGCTCTACCAGGAGCAGCTGAGCGAGCTCGACCGGCCCAAGCGCGCCGAGATCATCAAGCAAATGCAGAAGCGCCTCTACACCGACGCCCCGGTCATCGCCCTCTACTACCCGAACAACCTTGAGGGCTACCGCAAGGACCGCATCACCAGCATCACCCCGATCCCCGAGGACAAGGGCATCCTGTACGGCGGGAGCGGCTACTGGCCCTTCTACTCCCTGGACGCGGTGGCGGCCCCGGCCGGCTCGGCCGGCGGAGGCTCCGGCACCGGCCTCGCGGTGGGCGTCGCCGCGGCCGTGGTGATCGTCGGCGCGGGCGGGTTCCTCCTGGCCAGGCGGCGTCGCTCCGTGGCGGACGAGCGCGAGTGA
- a CDS encoding ABC transporter permease, protein MTVPPDTLSDPEPAAFPAAGPGKERGAHRPVLRYALAKIGGAALSIGMVIVATFFLFRLIPGDPAIAYTRDVPLSPEQLDLLRRQMGLDKPLTQQFLDFVTRTLRLDLGTSYEYKRPVAELIADRVGPTLVLVGTGLVIAVSLGLWQGTRAAWNHGGRFDRFSTGLSLVLWSVPTFWLGLLLLMVFAAGVGPIPGIFPTRGMEDVDAPGGPLYLLHVAHHLVLPCLTLVAVVYAQYLLVMRSSLLDEIGQDYVTTARAKGLRDDEVRRRHAVPNALLPTVTLVFIHIGFVVGGAVSVETVYSWPGLGLLFYEAIKGPDFAVMQGTFMVVCTAVIVMNTLADVAYHVLDPRVRSA, encoded by the coding sequence ATGACAGTCCCTCCCGACACCCTCTCCGACCCCGAGCCCGCCGCCTTCCCGGCGGCGGGCCCCGGGAAGGAGCGCGGCGCCCACCGGCCGGTGCTGCGCTACGCGCTGGCGAAGATCGGCGGGGCCGCGCTCAGCATCGGCATGGTCATCGTCGCGACGTTCTTCCTGTTCCGGCTGATCCCGGGTGATCCCGCGATCGCCTACACGCGCGACGTGCCGCTCAGCCCCGAACAGCTCGACCTGCTCCGCCGCCAGATGGGGCTCGACAAGCCCCTGACGCAGCAGTTCCTCGACTTCGTGACGCGGACCCTCCGGCTGGACCTCGGCACCTCCTACGAGTACAAGCGCCCGGTCGCCGAGCTCATCGCCGACCGGGTGGGCCCCACCCTGGTGCTCGTGGGCACCGGGCTGGTCATCGCGGTCAGCCTGGGCCTGTGGCAGGGCACGAGGGCGGCGTGGAACCACGGGGGCCGGTTCGACCGCTTCTCCACCGGCCTGTCGCTCGTCCTGTGGTCGGTGCCGACGTTCTGGCTGGGGCTGCTGCTCCTGATGGTCTTCGCCGCGGGGGTGGGGCCGATACCGGGGATCTTCCCCACCCGGGGCATGGAGGACGTCGACGCGCCCGGCGGGCCGCTGTACCTCCTCCACGTCGCCCATCACCTGGTGCTGCCGTGCCTCACCCTGGTCGCCGTGGTCTACGCGCAGTACCTGCTGGTCATGCGCTCCTCGCTGCTCGACGAGATCGGCCAGGACTACGTGACCACCGCCAGGGCGAAGGGACTGCGCGACGACGAGGTACGGCGGCGCCACGCCGTGCCCAACGCGCTCCTGCCGACCGTCACGCTGGTCTTCATCCACATCGGGTTCGTGGTGGGAGGAGCGGTGTCGGTGGAGACCGTCTACTCCTGGCCGGGCCTCGGCCTGCTGTTCTACGAGGCGATCAAGGGCCCCGACTTCGCGGTCATGCAGGGGACGTTCATGGTGGTGTGCACCGCGGTGATCGTCATGAACACGCTGGCCGACGTGGCCTACCACGTCCTGGATCCGAGGGTGAGGTCGGCGTGA
- a CDS encoding ABC transporter permease, with product MSITRTRRKAAFSRFWREYRRQRAGLYGAAILVAAVVLALLTPLITDPAGMDVTKATGAKMSAPSLDFPMGTDESGRSILLMVLWGSRVSLLIGFMSALLSMTIGTVMGIAAGHFRGWVSAVLMRITDWFLVLPSLVLALVLAAILGGGTSTIILAIGVTSWASTARLIRAQTLSVEARPYIERSRALGAGHWHIMTRHVLPNVAPLVLANTTLQVASAIVAESTLAFLGADSGDVSWGGLLRGSYDWGAATSGAWWYVLAPGLCIVAVVMAFTLCGRALEAVLNPRLRGVSR from the coding sequence GTGAGCATCACCCGGACCCGCCGCAAGGCGGCGTTCTCGCGCTTCTGGCGGGAGTACCGCAGGCAGCGGGCCGGACTGTACGGCGCGGCGATTCTCGTCGCGGCCGTCGTCCTGGCCCTCCTCACCCCGCTGATCACCGACCCGGCCGGCATGGACGTCACCAAGGCGACGGGCGCCAAGATGTCCGCCCCGAGCCTGGACTTCCCGATGGGCACCGACGAGTCGGGCCGCTCCATCCTGCTGATGGTCCTGTGGGGCTCGCGCGTCTCGCTGCTGATCGGCTTCATGTCGGCCCTGCTCAGCATGACCATCGGCACGGTGATGGGCATCGCGGCGGGGCACTTCCGCGGCTGGGTGTCGGCCGTGCTCATGCGGATCACCGACTGGTTCCTGGTCCTGCCGTCGCTCGTGCTGGCCCTGGTGCTCGCGGCCATCCTCGGCGGCGGCACCTCCACGATCATCCTGGCGATCGGGGTGACCTCCTGGGCGTCCACGGCGAGGCTGATCAGGGCGCAGACCCTGTCCGTCGAGGCCAGGCCGTACATCGAACGCTCCAGAGCCCTCGGCGCGGGGCACTGGCACATCATGACCAGGCACGTGCTCCCGAACGTCGCCCCGCTGGTGCTGGCCAACACGACCCTGCAGGTGGCCAGCGCCATCGTCGCCGAGTCGACCCTGGCCTTTCTCGGCGCCGACTCGGGCGACGTCTCGTGGGGCGGCCTGCTGCGCGGCTCCTACGACTGGGGCGCCGCCACCTCCGGCGCGTGGTGGTACGTCCTCGCGCCCGGCCTCTGCATCGTCGCGGTCGTCATGGCGTTCACGCTGTGCGGCCGGGCGCTGGAGGCCGTACTCAACCCACGCCTGCGGGGGGTCTCCCGATGA